The Anabaena sp. WA102 genome contains a region encoding:
- the cas5 gene encoding CRISPR-associated protein Cas5 — MIAPLILYLDVPFATFRESHAREMGKTYPVPPPATVYGMLLSLVGETDVYRHCGVELAIAMLSSPKKSQILRQMRGFKNTDFSHPENVIPCYQEISSNLKCLIWVRSDEEKIQPSLRERIQLAFDHPDRVKRFGCLFFGESDQLIKTLKIVSEDYLKGVRQ; from the coding sequence ATGATTGCGCCATTAATTCTCTATTTGGATGTTCCATTTGCGACTTTTAGGGAATCCCATGCAAGGGAAATGGGAAAAACCTATCCTGTGCCTCCTCCAGCAACAGTGTATGGGATGTTGTTATCTTTGGTAGGGGAAACGGATGTCTATCGCCACTGTGGGGTAGAATTGGCGATCGCTATGTTATCTAGTCCCAAAAAGTCACAAATTTTGCGTCAAATGAGAGGGTTTAAGAATACTGATTTTAGCCATCCAGAGAATGTTATTCCCTGTTATCAAGAAATTTCGTCTAATCTCAAGTGTTTAATTTGGGTTCGTTCTGATGAGGAGAAGATACAACCAAGTTTAAGGGAGAGGATACAGTTAGCGTTTGACCATCCTGACAGAGTAAAACGGTTTGGTTGTTTATTTTTCGGAGAAAGTGACCAGTTGATTAAAACGCTCAAAATTGTTTCGGAAGATTATCTAAAAGGGGTGAGACAATAG
- a CDS encoding Uma2 family endonuclease, which yields MIAAKDNNPHLTPEEYFAWEEQQLEKHEYINGQVYAMSGGSINHGRIAIRFTAMFDSHLENTGCITGNSDIKVKIVGTNNYTYPDVSVTCDERDKTSTQYITYPCLIVEVLSKSTEAYDRGGKFRMYQNNSALIDYLLVSSTSMEIDLYHKNDAGDWLIINYKPGDTIQLKSINLNFPLEQIYRGLNLEPENGE from the coding sequence ATGATTGCCGCTAAAGACAACAACCCCCACCTAACCCCCGAAGAATACTTTGCATGGGAAGAACAGCAACTAGAAAAACATGAATATATCAACGGTCAAGTTTACGCCATGAGCGGCGGTAGCATCAATCATGGTCGTATCGCCATCCGCTTTACTGCCATGTTTGACAGCCACCTAGAAAATACAGGCTGTATCACTGGAAATTCTGATATCAAAGTTAAGATTGTTGGCACTAATAACTACACCTACCCAGATGTTAGCGTCACCTGCGACGAACGGGACAAAACCAGCACCCAATATATTACCTACCCCTGCTTAATTGTTGAAGTTCTTTCCAAAAGTACCGAAGCCTATGACAGAGGTGGTAAATTTAGAATGTATCAAAATAACTCAGCTTTAATAGATTATCTGCTAGTCAGTTCCACCAGTATGGAAATTGACCTTTATCACAAAAATGATGCAGGAGACTGGTTAATTATCAACTACAAACCAGGTGACACCATCCAACTTAAAAGCATTAATCTTAACTTTCCCCTTGAACAAATCTATCGCGGTTTAAATCTTGAACCAGAGAATGGGGAATAA
- a CDS encoding FGGY-family carbohydrate kinase produces MVVWGFEIGELLAAALRYRHLRFQQFCIKIIIKGIQKSEITDCETGGCGMSVTDNGGVYFVPAFSGLFAPYWRNDARGVIVGMTSYTNKGHIARAVLEATAWQTREVLDAMREDAQVNLTDLKVDGGMVYNNLLMQFQSDVLGVPVIRPQVAETTALGAAYAAGLATGFWSSLEELSENWLLDQTWEAKMDAVEREGCYRLWKKAVSRTFDWV; encoded by the coding sequence ATGGTCGTTTGGGGATTTGAGATTGGCGAACTGCTTGCAGCAGCGCTTCGCTATCGCCACCTAAGATTCCAACAATTTTGTATCAAAATTATCATCAAAGGTATTCAAAAATCCGAAATTACCGATTGTGAAACTGGGGGGTGCGGAATGTCGGTTACAGATAACGGTGGTGTTTATTTTGTCCCTGCTTTTTCTGGGTTATTTGCACCCTATTGGCGCAATGATGCTAGGGGTGTAATTGTAGGTATGACTAGCTACACAAATAAAGGTCATATTGCCCGTGCGGTGTTAGAAGCTACAGCATGGCAGACTCGTGAAGTTTTGGATGCGATGAGAGAAGACGCGCAGGTAAATTTAACCGATTTGAAGGTAGATGGTGGGATGGTGTACAACAACCTGTTGATGCAGTTTCAAAGTGATGTGTTGGGTGTGCCTGTGATTCGTCCCCAGGTAGCAGAAACTACAGCTTTAGGGGCAGCTTATGCTGCTGGGTTGGCGACTGGTTTCTGGAGTAGTCTGGAGGAGTTGTCTGAGAATTGGCTTTTAGATCAGACTTGGGAAGCGAAGATGGATGCTGTGGAGAGGGAAGGTTGTTATCGGTTGTGGAAGAAAGCTGTTAGTAGGACTTTTGATTGGGTATAA
- a CDS encoding metal-binding protein, whose protein sequence is MPSGQTHDRITIWSMPVVAGVTLGSTHSSNMTLLVAGGFMFGGLMFGPDLDIYSRQFQRWGFLRWIWLPYQKSLRHRSFLSHGPIIGTTLRVVYLTTFLALVAIVVVMIFTKLGNVAWNWGELWGTVGKTIYMYYGEFFALFVGCELGAMSHSCSDWTVSGYKRFQKQGIQGLLPRGKIKKRKVSPGRRSVKKR, encoded by the coding sequence ATGCCCTCTGGTCAAACGCACGATCGCATTACTATTTGGTCTATGCCTGTGGTGGCGGGTGTAACGCTGGGTTCCACTCACAGCAGTAATATGACTTTGTTGGTGGCGGGTGGGTTTATGTTTGGGGGGCTGATGTTTGGTCCTGATTTAGATATTTACTCCCGTCAATTTCAGCGGTGGGGTTTTCTGCGGTGGATTTGGCTACCTTATCAAAAAAGTCTGCGACATCGCTCTTTTTTATCTCACGGTCCGATTATTGGCACAACTTTACGGGTGGTGTATCTGACGACTTTTTTGGCGTTGGTGGCGATTGTGGTTGTGATGATTTTCACCAAGTTGGGAAATGTGGCTTGGAATTGGGGAGAACTGTGGGGAACTGTGGGGAAGACCATCTATATGTATTATGGAGAATTTTTTGCCCTCTTTGTCGGCTGTGAACTCGGTGCAATGAGCCATTCTTGCAGTGATTGGACTGTTTCTGGTTATAAGCGCTTTCAAAAACAGGGTATTCAAGGTTTACTCCCTCGTGGCAAAATTAAGAAACGTAAAGTTAGCCCCGGTCGTCGCAGTGTCAAAAAGCGGTAA
- a CDS encoding phytoene desaturase family protein, whose protein sequence is MSNTEVVVIGSGIGGLSCAALLARYGIDVTVVESHSIAGGAAHAFERNGYKFESGPSLYSGLSYSPSPNPLRQVLDAIGEDLPCVNYNTWGCYLPEGYFDAQVGADQFCEILQQLRGDKAVAQWRKLQEIMTPLGKSATALPPSALRYDLGAVLTMGKFAPALLQQAANVIKLTGSFSNIIDGVITDPFIRNWLDLLCFLLSGLPADGTIAAEVAFMFADWYRPHVQLDYPIGGSGALVDALVRGLNKHGGKLVLNAHVEQVLVENNRAVGVRLRSGQEIRASKAVVSNASVWDTLKLIPEGALPKRYVEKQQATPECDSFMHLHLGIDAAGLPENLGIHYIVVNDWDKGVTAPQNVVVVSIPSVLDSSLAPVGKHVIHVYTPGNEPYAIWQGKERNSEEYALLKQERAEVMWQALERIIPDIRSRCEVSLVGTPLTHGRFLRRHHGSYGPAIAAGKGLFPGGNTPLSGLLCCGDSTFPGIGLPAVAASGMIVANAIAPVQKHLQYISETFG, encoded by the coding sequence ATGAGTAACACAGAAGTAGTCGTAATTGGTAGCGGTATTGGCGGATTGAGTTGTGCTGCACTCTTGGCACGCTATGGAATTGATGTCACAGTAGTAGAAAGCCACTCCATTGCCGGTGGTGCGGCTCATGCTTTTGAACGCAATGGCTACAAGTTTGAGTCTGGACCCTCTTTATATTCTGGTTTATCCTATAGCCCTTCACCTAATCCCTTACGTCAAGTTTTAGATGCCATTGGCGAAGATTTACCCTGCGTCAATTACAATACCTGGGGTTGTTATTTACCAGAAGGCTACTTTGATGCTCAAGTTGGTGCTGACCAATTCTGTGAAATATTGCAACAACTGCGGGGAGATAAAGCTGTAGCACAATGGCGCAAACTCCAGGAAATTATGACACCTTTAGGTAAGAGTGCCACTGCTCTCCCACCCTCTGCCTTGCGCTATGATTTAGGTGCGGTGTTAACTATGGGTAAATTTGCCCCAGCTTTACTGCAACAGGCCGCTAACGTCATCAAATTAACAGGGTCTTTTTCTAATATTATTGATGGTGTAATCACAGACCCTTTTATTCGCAACTGGTTAGATTTACTTTGCTTTTTGTTATCTGGATTACCCGCAGATGGGACAATAGCCGCAGAAGTGGCTTTCATGTTTGCAGATTGGTATCGTCCTCATGTGCAGTTAGATTATCCGATTGGGGGAAGTGGTGCATTAGTTGATGCACTGGTACGGGGGTTGAATAAACATGGTGGTAAGTTAGTTTTGAATGCTCATGTGGAGCAAGTTTTAGTAGAAAATAACCGTGCTGTCGGGGTACGTCTGCGGAGTGGTCAAGAAATCCGAGCCAGTAAAGCTGTTGTTTCTAATGCTTCTGTTTGGGATACCCTCAAACTCATTCCTGAAGGTGCTTTACCTAAACGGTATGTAGAAAAGCAACAAGCAACTCCTGAATGTGATAGTTTTATGCACCTGCATTTAGGTATTGATGCAGCAGGATTACCTGAGAATCTAGGTATTCACTACATTGTCGTTAACGATTGGGACAAAGGCGTAACTGCACCGCAAAATGTGGTAGTTGTATCTATTCCTTCAGTTCTTGATTCGTCTTTAGCACCAGTGGGTAAGCACGTAATTCACGTTTATACTCCTGGTAATGAACCTTATGCTATTTGGCAAGGAAAGGAACGCAATAGCGAAGAATATGCGTTGTTAAAACAAGAACGTGCGGAGGTGATGTGGCAAGCTTTGGAAAGAATTATTCCTGATATTCGTTCCCGTTGCGAAGTTAGTTTGGTAGGTACTCCCCTTACTCATGGGCGATTTTTGCGTCGTCATCATGGTAGTTATGGACCTGCTATAGCGGCAGGGAAGGGTTTATTTCCTGGTGGGAATACACCTTTGTCGGGGTTGTTATGTTGTGGAGATTCGACTTTTCCGGGGATTGGGTTGCCGGCTGTGGCTGCTAGTGGGATGATTGTTGCTAATGCGATCGCTCCGGTACAGAAACATTTACAATATATTTCAGAGACTTTTGGTTAA
- a CDS encoding DUF433 domain-containing protein, translated as MNYQDIITIEPGKRSGKPCIRGMRITVYDILEYLAGGMTEAEILEDFSELTSEDIKACLSFAADREKKLFVASL; from the coding sequence ATGAATTATCAAGACATTATTACCATTGAACCTGGAAAACGCAGTGGAAAACCTTGCATTCGAGGAATGCGGATCACTGTGTACGACATTTTAGAATATTTAGCAGGTGGGATGACAGAAGCCGAAATTCTGGAAGATTTTTCAGAACTGACATCTGAAGATATTAAAGCTTGTCTTTCTTTTGCTGCTGACCGAGAGAAAAAGTTATTTGTTGCATCTTTATGA
- a CDS encoding ISAzo13-like element transposase-related protein, whose product MSNYLASKIVQFSRLDITSKYNPIEHRLFPHLSRACKGVIFDSVNTVANAKPQQHLEL is encoded by the coding sequence TTGTCCAATTACTTAGCATCAAAAATCGTTCAATTTTCCAGACTTGATATTACTTCTAAGTACAATCCGATTGAGCATCGGCTGTTTCCACATCTAAGTCGGGCTTGTAAAGGTGTTATTTTCGACAGTGTTAACACTGTTGCTAATGCTAAACCACAACAACATTTAGAATTGTAA
- a CDS encoding AAA family ATPase, translated as MSDLFKGFEQLLELVKTLEEKAENGEIKTNVQFNSRPLSSIPRTGNIPRTSNMGVNMGNMGNDVGTSRMNTQSPPASGAGPSDPVVHPDPTSGIALKDIGGLSEILKELKELIAIPLKRPDLLAKLGLEPTHGVLLVGPPGTGKTLTARALAEELGVNYIAIVGPEVISKYYGEAEQRLRGIFEKAAKNAPCIIFIDEIDSLAPDRSAVEGEVEKRLVAQLLGLMDGFSHSPGVIVLAATNRPDHLDPALRRPGRFDREVQFRIPDINGRKEILQILTRPMPLDNTVDLDFIAERAVGFVGADLKAVCQKAAYTALRRQVPSIEVEAPENMTVNQTDFLQGLKEIKPAVLRSVEVEVPQVAWDDIGGLETIKQTLRESVEGALLYPELYLQTKAVAPKGILLWGPPGTGKTLLAKAVASQARANFIGVNGPELLTRWVGASEQAVRELFAKARQAEPCVIFIDEIDTLAPARGTYSGDSGVSNRVVGQLLTELDGVEAGASILVIGATNRPDALDSALLRAGRLDLQLKVDLPDLASRLDILQVYTQGRPLLDVNLTYWSEVTEGWNGADLVLLSNQAAVEAIRRFRSQGQTNPADIRITNNDFEYSYQVLVSQRHA; from the coding sequence ATGAGTGATTTATTCAAGGGATTTGAGCAGTTACTAGAACTAGTAAAAACTCTGGAAGAAAAAGCAGAAAACGGAGAAATCAAGACCAATGTCCAGTTTAACTCCCGACCCCTAAGCAGTATTCCCAGAACAGGAAATATCCCACGTACCAGTAATATGGGGGTTAATATGGGTAACATGGGTAATGACGTGGGTACAAGTCGGATGAACACTCAATCCCCCCCAGCTTCTGGTGCAGGTCCATCAGATCCAGTCGTCCACCCCGATCCTACTTCAGGTATTGCTCTTAAAGATATCGGTGGACTGAGCGAAATTCTTAAAGAACTCAAGGAACTGATTGCTATTCCTTTAAAACGCCCTGACCTACTGGCTAAATTAGGACTAGAACCCACCCATGGCGTATTATTAGTTGGTCCGCCAGGAACGGGCAAAACCCTCACCGCCCGGGCTTTAGCTGAAGAACTGGGCGTTAACTACATTGCCATTGTTGGTCCAGAAGTCATCAGTAAATATTACGGTGAAGCGGAACAAAGACTGCGCGGTATCTTTGAAAAAGCCGCCAAAAATGCTCCCTGTATTATTTTTATTGATGAAATTGATAGCCTCGCCCCAGACCGTAGTGCCGTAGAAGGGGAAGTTGAAAAGCGTCTGGTTGCCCAATTATTAGGCTTGATGGATGGTTTTTCCCATAGCCCAGGGGTGATTGTTCTCGCGGCTACAAACCGCCCTGACCACCTTGACCCAGCCCTGCGACGACCGGGAAGATTTGACCGAGAAGTGCAGTTTCGCATTCCTGACATCAACGGCCGCAAAGAAATTCTGCAAATTCTCACCCGCCCCATGCCCTTGGATAATACGGTTGACCTGGATTTTATCGCCGAGCGGGCGGTGGGATTTGTGGGGGCTGATTTGAAGGCCGTTTGTCAAAAAGCCGCTTATACCGCCCTCCGTCGTCAAGTTCCTTCCATAGAAGTGGAAGCTCCAGAAAACATGACGGTTAATCAAACTGATTTTTTACAAGGGCTAAAGGAAATCAAGCCGGCTGTACTTCGCAGCGTTGAAGTTGAAGTTCCTCAAGTGGCGTGGGACGATATTGGTGGTTTAGAAACGATTAAACAAACCTTGCGAGAATCAGTAGAAGGGGCGTTGCTTTATCCAGAACTTTACCTCCAAACCAAAGCCGTAGCTCCCAAGGGGATTTTGCTATGGGGACCACCGGGAACTGGCAAAACTCTATTAGCAAAGGCTGTGGCTTCCCAGGCCAGGGCTAATTTTATTGGTGTCAATGGACCAGAGTTGCTTACCCGTTGGGTAGGTGCTAGTGAGCAAGCGGTACGGGAATTATTTGCTAAGGCGCGACAAGCAGAACCCTGTGTCATATTCATTGATGAAATTGATACCTTAGCTCCAGCACGGGGAACTTACAGCGGTGATTCTGGTGTGAGTAACCGGGTAGTGGGGCAATTACTTACTGAGTTGGATGGTGTAGAGGCTGGTGCAAGTATTCTGGTCATTGGGGCTACAAACCGTCCTGATGCTCTTGATTCTGCTTTATTACGGGCAGGAAGGTTGGATTTACAACTTAAGGTAGATTTACCTGATTTAGCTAGTCGTTTAGATATTTTGCAAGTGTATACTCAGGGACGACCATTGTTAGATGTAAATTTAACCTATTGGTCTGAAGTCACGGAAGGCTGGAATGGTGCAGATTTAGTATTACTATCCAATCAAGCTGCTGTAGAAGCTATTCGCCGTTTTCGATCGCAAGGACAGACAAATCCGGCTGATATCAGGATTACTAATAATGATTTTGAATATTCTTATCAAGTTTTAGTCAGTCAACGTCATGCTTAA
- a CDS encoding DUF5615 family PIN-like protein yields the protein MKLLLDENLSDRIVDKIIDLYPDSQHVKTLGLINTDDAIIWEFAKMNSFVIISKDSDFHQRSLLYGHPPKFIYLRIGNSPTSKIVQILRDNLSTITQFDSSDTESILVLT from the coding sequence ATGAAACTGCTATTAGACGAGAATTTATCAGATCGGATTGTTGATAAAATTATTGATCTGTATCCTGATTCTCAGCACGTTAAGACTTTAGGACTTATAAATACTGATGATGCTATTATTTGGGAATTCGCCAAAATGAATAGTTTTGTGATTATTTCCAAAGATTCTGACTTTCATCAACGTAGTTTACTTTATGGTCATCCACCTAAATTTATTTATCTGCGTATTGGTAATAGTCCCACATCAAAGATTGTGCAGATTTTGAGAGATAATTTGTCCACAATTACCCAATTTGATAGTAGTGACACGGAAAGTATTTTGGTATTAACTTAA
- the mazG gene encoding nucleoside triphosphate pyrophosphohydrolase: protein MEINQTLEALQELINVVAKLRSPDGCPWDLAQTPSSLTPYVIEEAYEVVDAIQTGDKKAISEELGDLLLQVVLQAQIASEAGDFSLQQVAEGISQKLIRRHPHVFGDVTVASMEEVHKNWETIKAAEKGETIETQKLSDQLNRYRRSLPPLNAAMKISEKAAKVGFEWNNVDEVWGKFHEELGEFQQALAEETKERQESELGDLLFAIIQVARWHKLDPSAGLQGTSQRFIQRLQKMEDVIERPLTDYSLEELDALWQQAKAQLGH from the coding sequence ATGGAAATTAATCAGACTTTAGAGGCGTTACAAGAGTTAATAAATGTGGTGGCGAAATTGCGATCGCCTGATGGTTGTCCTTGGGATTTAGCACAAACCCCATCAAGTCTAACTCCCTATGTGATTGAAGAAGCCTATGAGGTGGTAGACGCAATTCAAACCGGGGATAAAAAGGCTATTTCTGAAGAATTAGGTGATTTATTATTACAGGTAGTATTACAGGCGCAAATTGCCAGTGAAGCGGGTGATTTTTCTCTCCAACAAGTAGCTGAGGGCATTTCTCAAAAGTTAATCCGTCGTCATCCTCATGTATTTGGTGATGTGACTGTAGCAAGTATGGAAGAGGTACACAAAAATTGGGAAACCATCAAAGCTGCGGAAAAAGGCGAAACTATAGAAACCCAAAAACTCAGTGATCAATTGAATCGTTATCGCCGTAGTCTTCCGCCATTAAATGCAGCTATGAAGATATCTGAAAAGGCGGCTAAGGTTGGTTTTGAGTGGAACAATGTAGATGAAGTTTGGGGTAAATTTCATGAAGAGTTAGGGGAATTTCAACAGGCTTTAGCTGAAGAAACCAAAGAAAGACAAGAATCCGAATTAGGTGATTTACTATTTGCCATTATTCAAGTTGCCAGATGGCACAAACTTGATCCTAGTGCGGGTTTACAAGGGACAAGTCAGCGATTTATTCAACGATTGCAAAAAATGGAAGATGTAATTGAACGTCCGTTGACAGATTATAGTTTAGAAGAATTAGATGCCCTGTGGCAACAGGCTAAAGCTCAACTTGGTCATTAG